From Coffea arabica cultivar ET-39 chromosome 10e, Coffea Arabica ET-39 HiFi, whole genome shotgun sequence, one genomic window encodes:
- the LOC140015164 gene encoding uncharacterized protein, translating into MSGIDVKPIKLLYDFEVRTPTGDQSLIVNLVYKGCEIWVGEQKLLADLMGLAIKGYDVILGMDWLARYNAQLNCKTKMVELCIPGEATLKLDVRGKLASSALISGIRARKMLSKGAQGFLAFLINTPSDKVRLEDMPVVKEYPDVFPEELESLPPEREIAFKIDVTPEVASILRSHIEWLQLN; encoded by the coding sequence ATGAGTGGGATAGAcgtgaagccaattaagttacttTATGATTTTGAGGTTAGAacacctactggggatcaaagtttaatCGTTAACTTGGTGTATAAGGGTTGTGAGATCTGGGTTGGGGAACAGAAATTACTAGCCGATTTGATGGGTTTAGcgattaaggggtatgatgttatcttaggaatggactggttagctcGCTACAATGCACAGTTGAATTGTAAGACAAAGATGGTAGAGTTGTGCATTCCAGGAGAGGCAACTTTAAAATTAGATGTAAGGGGTAaattagcctcatctgctcttatttcaggaattcgagCTAGAAAGATGTTGAGTAAGGGAGctcaaggatttttggcctttcttataaatactcctagtgataaggtgagaTTGGAAGATATGCCCGTAGTAAAGGAGTATCCAGATGTTTTCCCGGAAGAGTTAGAGTCTTTACCTCCAGaaagggaaatagcttttaagattgatgtgactccggAAGTGGCGTCTATCTTAAGAAGCCATATAGAATGGCTCCAGCTGAATTGA